One Planctomycetaceae bacterium genomic region harbors:
- a CDS encoding DUF1570 domain-containing protein, with protein sequence MQSSFTLRRCAARPFAISHLVSPGVLRGLITATLVVLIQCPAVTATDRMIRVTDSEQDYVGRIVALTTTTCSLMDRQGKLLKLSVADLTGFERVADRFRPFPDNVFRDELQKEFGGSYEVSGTTHYLVAAPRGRAAEYARLFENIYREVEQFYRVRGFNVQEPDVPMVAVVFGSQREFAGYCQRDGVPPARGLLGYYSLMSNRVALFDDASLLKSVQRKPVGNSGGSPSAADTTIAALANVAGNTAATIIHETTHQVGYNIGIHSRLGGTPVWVIEGLATSLEPDAMRSKSGRNLQTDRLNQERHDWFNSKRSPRRAMGDLAKLIADDKYFHANTLDSYSESWALTFFLLENSSRRKNLAAYLHRLRQRDPLETYTAEQRLSDFQAEFGDISRLEVEFMRFMERL encoded by the coding sequence TTCGGGGGCTGATTACGGCGACGCTGGTTGTCCTGATTCAGTGCCCGGCGGTCACCGCCACCGACCGCATGATTCGCGTGACGGACAGTGAACAGGATTACGTCGGCCGGATCGTGGCGCTGACGACGACAACGTGTTCGCTGATGGACCGCCAGGGCAAGCTGCTGAAGCTAAGCGTTGCAGATCTGACCGGTTTCGAACGTGTGGCTGACCGGTTCCGTCCGTTCCCGGACAACGTCTTTCGCGACGAACTGCAGAAGGAGTTCGGCGGATCGTATGAGGTGTCCGGCACGACACACTATCTGGTCGCGGCACCGCGCGGTCGCGCCGCCGAGTACGCTCGGCTGTTCGAAAACATCTACCGCGAAGTGGAGCAGTTCTATCGTGTTCGCGGGTTCAACGTTCAGGAACCGGACGTTCCCATGGTCGCGGTCGTGTTTGGTTCGCAACGGGAGTTCGCTGGATACTGCCAGCGTGACGGAGTGCCTCCGGCGCGCGGGCTGCTGGGCTATTACTCGCTGATGTCCAATCGCGTCGCGCTGTTCGACGACGCCTCGCTGCTGAAGTCCGTGCAGCGGAAACCGGTCGGGAATTCCGGTGGTTCGCCGAGTGCCGCCGATACAACGATCGCTGCGCTTGCTAACGTCGCCGGCAACACCGCTGCGACAATCATCCACGAAACGACTCATCAGGTCGGTTACAACATCGGCATACACTCACGGCTGGGAGGCACGCCGGTGTGGGTCATCGAAGGCCTTGCGACATCACTGGAACCGGACGCCATGCGCAGCAAGTCGGGTCGAAACCTGCAGACGGATCGACTGAATCAGGAACGTCATGACTGGTTCAACAGCAAACGCAGTCCTCGACGTGCCATGGGAGATCTGGCCAAACTGATCGCCGACGACAAGTACTTCCATGCGAACACACTGGATTCCTACAGCGAATCGTGGGCGCTGACATTCTTTCTGCTGGAGAATTCCTCGCGACGAAAGAACCTGGCCGCCTACCTGCACCGACTTCGGCAGCGGGATCCGCTTGAGACCTATACCGCGGAGCAGCGGCTGTCGGACTTTCAGGCGGAGTTTGGTGATATCAGCCGGCTGGAAGTGGAATTCATGCGATTCATGGAACGACTTTGA